A single region of the Thunnus maccoyii chromosome 10, fThuMac1.1, whole genome shotgun sequence genome encodes:
- the irx4a gene encoding iroquois-class homeodomain protein IRX-4a isoform X1 has protein sequence MQNSLILKVAYSLSVFTQFLMTTNSLTTCCESTGRSIADSGVAASGQTPVYCPVYESRLLATARHELSSAAALGVYGSPYTSGQGYGNYVTYGTDASAFYSLGTFDTKDATASAHAGITQATAYYPYDPTLGQYQYDRYGSMDGGTRRKNATRETTSTLKAWLQEHRKNPYPTKGEKIMLAIITKMTLTQVSTWFANARRRLKKENKMTWPPRNKGSEEKRYDEDEDGSQEEQIKSENNEDETRSRADKDLQLSDLDDFDTLESESSECELKHRYHMNTHMSTTNDCPTEHLIKDTSLKISIPVSLGGEQDLSKSCLKTNPEDFQPDSRQQAKACYNQQQQQQQQQGHQILDGKPRIWSLAQTATSLNQTEYPSCMLRCQPPPSSLTPSPAATSPVAGLDNRQDSPVTTLRNWVDGVFHDPLFRHSTLSQALTNTTVSWTTNTKGAILEAERSAAALQQHQDSSKDSAMSFPKTINKLFCS, from the exons ATGCAGAATTCACTTATTTTAAAAGTAGCATATTCTCTCTCGGTCTTCACCCAGTTCCTGATGACAACCAACTCTCTGACCACTTGCTGCGAGTCCACCGGCAGATCCATAGCCGACTCTGGAGTAGCGGCGTCCGGGCAGACACCAGTCTACTGCCCCGTGTACGAGAGCCGGCTGCTTGCCACAGCGAGGCATGAACTGAGTTCAGCCGCCGCGCTGGGCGTGTACGGGAGCCCCTACACCAGCGGTCAAGGATATGGGAATTACGTTACATACGGCACGGACGCCTCGGCTTTCTACTCGCTG GGCACATTCGATACTAAAGATGCCACAGCTTCTGCGCATGCGGGAATAACCCAGGCGACAGCCTACTACCCTTATGATCCTACCCTGGGACAGTATCAGTATGACAg ATATGGTTCCATGGATGGAGGAACAAGGCGAAAGAACGCAACGCGTGAAACGACCAGCACGCTAAAGGCCTGGCTGCAGGAACACAGAAAGAACCCGTACCCAACTAAAGGCGAGAAGATCATGCTGGCCATCATCACCAAGATGACTCTGACGCAGGTGTCTACCTGGTTCGCAAACGCCAGGAGGAGGCTCAAGAAGGAAAACAAGATGACATGGCCGCCCAGAAACAAGGGCTCAGAGGAGAAGAGATATGACGAGGATGAGGACGGGTCTCAGGAGGAGCAGATAAAAAGCGAAAACAATGAGGATG aAACCCGAAGTCGGGCTGATAAGGACCTTCAGTTGAGCGACTTGGACGATTTCGACACTCTGGAGTCTGAGAGCTCGGAGTGTGAGCTGAAGCACCGATaccacatgaacacacacatgtcaACGACGAACGACTGCCCCACTGAACACCTCATCAAGGACACGTCTCTGAAAATCTCCATCCCCGTCTCTCTCGGGGGGGAGCAGGACTTGAGCAAAAGTTGTCTCAAAACGAATCCGGAGGATTTCCAGCCGGACAGCAGACAGCAAGCAAAGGCGTGCTATaatcagcagcaacaacagcagcagcaacaagggCACCAGATATTAGACGGCAAACCTCGGATCTGGTCTTTGGCCCAGACCGCGACATCCCTGAACCAGACTGAGTACCCGTCCTGTATGCTGAGGTGCCAGCCGCCGCCCTCCTCCCTCACCCCGTCCCCCGCCGCTACCTCACCCGTGGCCGGCCTGGACAACAGGCAGGACTCGCCGGTCACGACCCTGAGAAACTGGGTGGACGGGGTTTTCCACGACCCCTTGTTCAGGCACAGCACTTTGAGCCAGGCTCTGACCAACACCACCGTCTCTTGGACCACGAACACCAAAGGCGCCATTCTGGAGGCTGAGAGGAGCGCGGCGGCCTTGCAGCAGCATCAAGACTCCTCCAAAGACAGTGCCATGAGTTTCCCAAAAACTATCAACAAACTCTTCTGTTCCTAA
- the irx4a gene encoding iroquois-class homeodomain protein IRX-4a isoform X2, translating to MTTNSLTTCCESTGRSIADSGVAASGQTPVYCPVYESRLLATARHELSSAAALGVYGSPYTSGQGYGNYVTYGTDASAFYSLGTFDTKDATASAHAGITQATAYYPYDPTLGQYQYDRYGSMDGGTRRKNATRETTSTLKAWLQEHRKNPYPTKGEKIMLAIITKMTLTQVSTWFANARRRLKKENKMTWPPRNKGSEEKRYDEDEDGSQEEQIKSENNEDETRSRADKDLQLSDLDDFDTLESESSECELKHRYHMNTHMSTTNDCPTEHLIKDTSLKISIPVSLGGEQDLSKSCLKTNPEDFQPDSRQQAKACYNQQQQQQQQQGHQILDGKPRIWSLAQTATSLNQTEYPSCMLRCQPPPSSLTPSPAATSPVAGLDNRQDSPVTTLRNWVDGVFHDPLFRHSTLSQALTNTTVSWTTNTKGAILEAERSAAALQQHQDSSKDSAMSFPKTINKLFCS from the exons ATGACAACCAACTCTCTGACCACTTGCTGCGAGTCCACCGGCAGATCCATAGCCGACTCTGGAGTAGCGGCGTCCGGGCAGACACCAGTCTACTGCCCCGTGTACGAGAGCCGGCTGCTTGCCACAGCGAGGCATGAACTGAGTTCAGCCGCCGCGCTGGGCGTGTACGGGAGCCCCTACACCAGCGGTCAAGGATATGGGAATTACGTTACATACGGCACGGACGCCTCGGCTTTCTACTCGCTG GGCACATTCGATACTAAAGATGCCACAGCTTCTGCGCATGCGGGAATAACCCAGGCGACAGCCTACTACCCTTATGATCCTACCCTGGGACAGTATCAGTATGACAg ATATGGTTCCATGGATGGAGGAACAAGGCGAAAGAACGCAACGCGTGAAACGACCAGCACGCTAAAGGCCTGGCTGCAGGAACACAGAAAGAACCCGTACCCAACTAAAGGCGAGAAGATCATGCTGGCCATCATCACCAAGATGACTCTGACGCAGGTGTCTACCTGGTTCGCAAACGCCAGGAGGAGGCTCAAGAAGGAAAACAAGATGACATGGCCGCCCAGAAACAAGGGCTCAGAGGAGAAGAGATATGACGAGGATGAGGACGGGTCTCAGGAGGAGCAGATAAAAAGCGAAAACAATGAGGATG aAACCCGAAGTCGGGCTGATAAGGACCTTCAGTTGAGCGACTTGGACGATTTCGACACTCTGGAGTCTGAGAGCTCGGAGTGTGAGCTGAAGCACCGATaccacatgaacacacacatgtcaACGACGAACGACTGCCCCACTGAACACCTCATCAAGGACACGTCTCTGAAAATCTCCATCCCCGTCTCTCTCGGGGGGGAGCAGGACTTGAGCAAAAGTTGTCTCAAAACGAATCCGGAGGATTTCCAGCCGGACAGCAGACAGCAAGCAAAGGCGTGCTATaatcagcagcaacaacagcagcagcaacaagggCACCAGATATTAGACGGCAAACCTCGGATCTGGTCTTTGGCCCAGACCGCGACATCCCTGAACCAGACTGAGTACCCGTCCTGTATGCTGAGGTGCCAGCCGCCGCCCTCCTCCCTCACCCCGTCCCCCGCCGCTACCTCACCCGTGGCCGGCCTGGACAACAGGCAGGACTCGCCGGTCACGACCCTGAGAAACTGGGTGGACGGGGTTTTCCACGACCCCTTGTTCAGGCACAGCACTTTGAGCCAGGCTCTGACCAACACCACCGTCTCTTGGACCACGAACACCAAAGGCGCCATTCTGGAGGCTGAGAGGAGCGCGGCGGCCTTGCAGCAGCATCAAGACTCCTCCAAAGACAGTGCCATGAGTTTCCCAAAAACTATCAACAAACTCTTCTGTTCCTAA